The following DNA comes from Erigeron canadensis isolate Cc75 chromosome 3, C_canadensis_v1, whole genome shotgun sequence.
TGAGGAAGATGGTGATTGAGGATTGAtatccataatatatattgtgtagTATATAGTATATAGAGGAAAGTTAATGTGAGTACGCAtggaaaaaaaagtacaaaagtacaCTTCACAGCCGTTGGTTCAAAGCTTTGGACGGATCAGATCAAGCATTATTCCTTTTTCTTCCTCCTTCTCAGGCCAACAGCCTGCTTCTTCTCCGACAAGACTGCCGCCGCCAACTACCACCTCCTTCTCCGACGAGACAACctccaccagccaccatcatctccgaccatcCCAACTACGGTGTCGCCACCGGCAGTAAGGGTTTCGCCCataccgtagcaaaccgtcactatctcttggatcgtcgcccatcaaatctatatgattcccatatgcgtcccttcaCAACCAGTTTAGAATGGATGAGGGCcactggcccgtaccgtatccacccgaaaatgAACCTGATTCTCTCTGGAAAGTCGTCGGAGATGTCGTCGGAGGTGGGGGCGGTGGTTGTTCTTCGGAGAAGGAGGACGAAGGAGGAGGTGTGGCGGTTGTCGGAGAAGGTGGctggagaagaaggaagaaagttgtactttttgtactttttttccccttgtactcaaaataacccacccatagtgtgtgtgtatataattataaagaaAAGATGTTAAAGTTTAGTATATATAGGaagtgaaagaaaataaaatggaaGTAACTGTTTAGAACATGGGAAAGTGTGTTATTGTTTAGAAATGAGAGTCGGTCAAACGCAATTAAATGAGTGAATCCTCAAGTTCGCCGGACACACAATTCGCTCCTAGGAGCCTGTGTCCCAGGTGAGCTTGAGGGGAAAAGTGTGTGGTACGCCCCTTTCACCTCACCACTCCGTTGAGTCTTAGGGTACAACTCCCTCCCCTAGGTAGTTAGAGGTCTATTTTATAAGTATAGTCTTTTTACATTTGAATAGGAATAAAAATGTCTATACGTATTTCATGTTATCGATATCTTAATTATATCTTTATTATGTCATAATTAGGGTAGTAATAGTAGTTATATTATTgagtaaatttacaataataaaatagtactcgtaattcattaaaaaataataatatatatcaacctaataatcaacTTAAAACCGGAGTCAATCATATGGCCATGAAAATTCATTTGCGACTTCAAGCTACCCGAAAAACGAGCGGTCGTTTTGATACCTAGCTAGGTAGTTGAGGCGTGTGAAAATGGAACTGCGTGATATAATTGTGTCTTAAGGTAACCAAATTTTTCTAAACCGGTCTCAAGCATTTATGAGGCCcagaatgaaattaaataggACCTCTTCTTTTTTGTGAATAAtgtattgaaaaataaaatcttatatACATGAGTCATATGCCCGTGCAATACGTCGACGATGATACTAGAGGCTCGGGGTGGGGGTGATAGCGGCGACGGCGACGggtgtaaaagtaattgatgttaaaggaggtagtgtagttattttaaggattgaaGGATTTaagttgtaaattatttcattaaaagtattataggtatattaggtaaagatgtttaaattaatgaataaagaagatgagtATTTTAGGTACTTCAATTCCTTAactgagatttaaaaaaaaaaaaattgcaaactTTATTATGTTATACATAAGTGTATACAAAATTATAGGACGTTACAGAGTTAATTTTTGGCCTAAAGCATTATTTGGATGGTTAACAGGACATCAATTAGTACACAAAATAATCTGTCCTTGATGAACAAGGTAACAATTTGGAACCAAAGGTCAGAAACCACTCAAGATGGTCCAAGCATTCACCTAGCTGGAGATTTAACAAATTTTGACATCAGTGTAttagtgtatatgcatataatcaacGATTTAAACCAATATGTAATCCATTTCTTTTTGGTACCGTGCGATAGTTATATTCAGTAGCAGGATGTGATGCGACTAAAGAGCTGGAGAACGTAACCGACATAACCAACTGGCTACCTGAAGGACTTCAAAAGCTTCTTCCATCTCAAGTAAATGCAAACCTAACAAAGCTAGGACTAGCTGGCCACAGTCGTGGAGGAAAAGTTGCATTTGCCCTTGCACTAAATAAAGTCAAAACCGACTTGAAGTTgaaattttcattattaattGGGATTGATCCTGTTGATGGATTGGTTAAGGGAATACAAACAACGCCAAAAGTTCTTACTTACATTCCACATTCATTTAATATTGGCATGCCAGTGATGGTCATTGGTTCGGGTCTTGGGGAAGTACAAAAAAATCCCCTGTTCCCAGCTTGTGCTCCAAAAGGGGTAAACCATGAAGAGTTTTACAACGAGTGTTGTAAACCAGCTTGTTATTTTGTTGCAAAAGATTATGGGCATCTTGATATGCTCGATGATGAGACCAAAGGGATTAAAGGGAAGGCTACTCATTGCTTGTGTAAGAACGGAAAGTCAAGGGAACCCATGAGAAGATTTGTTGGAGGGGTTGTAGTTGCTTTCTTGAAAGCCTATTTTGGAGAGGATTTTAGTTATTTGattgatataaaagataatGAAGGTAAACCCGTGGAGCTCCAGAAAGTTGATTTTCTGGTCTGAAGTTTTAAATCCGTCATAGTTATTGGAAGCATTTTGACTCTAATATTATAACTTGGAATATCAGCTTTTCTATTGAAATGCTTCTTATAATAATCGTCAAGAAATAGCGTCTCTTATCCTTCAAGAATTTATATACTTCTCTACTAAAGAATGTCTGGTTAATGTGGATTAATATACGAGCATTTTCAATTTGTCTAATAGATCTTCTTAATTAATCAAACATGTTTAAGTTGTGATTCTTGTGTAATATGGAAGACATTGTTTAATGTTAACttttaataagattattatattgatataaaagtCCATAATGCTCATAAGGTTAGCTCAAGAAACTGGAATATTTGAACAATGCTTTGGCAAAaatgttaattttaattataaccTTTAATGATGCTCATGAAATTTCACCCATTTTGAGATCTTGGTCAATGGTTGTTACCCGAGCTTAGTTTTATATCTAAATCCGCTAAAGATTTACCTTATAAGAATGTCATAAGAAAATTCATAGGTCACTAAGGCTGcattcttaatttttattttgcatcGTATAGTTTTCCAGAAAAGTTTAGATTTTTTCATCCAAAAATTTTCTGGCCATTTTTGGTTTGATTTggataaaaaaagttttatgatTGTCTCCTCAACTAACAGCTCACACACAATCACAAAATTTTCTACATAACATGCTCTCCTCACTCTCTACTCCTTCTTTGATCTTAATCAACAAGTATTAAGGTCTTAATCACAAAAAAATTTCACCAGATTTTCAGCAATGAGTTTTTATTATCACTTTAGCACTACcatcatttttattcatttgCCATTATTTTCTTGAATTCTTGGAATCCTATTTTGACATCTTCTAATTTattttgggttatttggttttgaaagCATGCTTTCTTTTGGGTGAATATGGTATTGTGTGTATAGATATATTGCTTTCGTGAGcactcctatatatatatataaagattataatcTGTGGACGAGGTAGAAGGGGTGGTTTATCGGCGGCAGGTGGTGGAAGGGGTGCTGGACGTGGCGGGTTTATCCTGTTTAgcttcttttttccttttagtttcttttcaacttgagaatggttttttttaatgtagtTTTCTATCTTTTTCTCCCTTATCCAATcttctcatttcttttcttttaaaaaaatttcgaCAATGCAGTGTAAGGTACTTATGTCATTGCTgttatattgttttatattgTCATTGATATTCTACGTGTATCTGATACTAATAGGCTGCTGATACTTTTGCTATGAATTAAACAGCTTCAAAGTTTTGTAAATAATACACAATCACAAAATACCAAACTTGTATGTATCgatgtaaataataaattataataactaaaataaataaataaaaggccaaagtactttttttgtccctgtggtttttcgaaTAAGAATTTTTCATCatcgccgttaacttttggccAAAATCGTTcctgtggtttgcatttcaTCCATGCCGTTATAACTTTGTcgttaaccccctcacatgcaagtcacgtgaggtaTTTTCGCCTTTTCATAGAGTTAAATGCAAAAAACGTCCTTGGGTTTATCGATTTTGCATTTTTCGTCCTCGCCATTAACAATTCCAGGaaagaatttcaaaaaaaaaaaaaaaacaaaaacaaaaattacagtaatttaatcaaaacaaaacaaaaacctatatgCCTACATTTGAGGATATGCTCAATCACTTTCAAATACAAACACGTACATACAATACTTTAAATACCGGTAGTATACCCGTAATACCGGTATCGGAAGGTACCCCGCTCAACTATTTCTGATATTTTCGGTATTACCGTTCCGGTACTTCCggtattcacattttttattttttgaattttttaaaaaattatttttacaatactttaatgttattttttttgtaatttgtgaactttcttgtaatttgttataaagtaacttttttttttttgagtgaattctaattatattttgactattttcgttatattgtagtaagttttataacattttttttaaaaaaataataaattaaattagttgtaCCAGCCGATATTAAATTAGATCCCCATatgtaggtgtatatatatgtttttgatttgagtttgttttgatttttgattaaatttttgtttggaaGTTTGTTAAATTCAAGGATGACAAAAtgacaaaccataaggacgaatttTGCACTTATATAACCTTAGGAACAAATGggtaaaaatacatatatgcccctcacgtgcaaggcaCGTGAGGGGTTTAATGGATCCAAgcacgaaatgcaaaccactaggacgattttagccaaaaattaACGGCGAGGATGTAAAGTACTTATTCaaaaaaccacatggacgaaaaaagtactttggcctaaataaaatgtcattttccgattttcttttttatgacaTTAGTTACaaattatcaatatattattgatttaatttgaaaaaaatatataaagataatattgtattttcaatttttgtaaatataaaattttgattaacaaatgacatatatgtaaatgataaaataagtatataagaaaaattaaaattgtgaaaaacaaatACATCGATAAAATGTAGGAATTTGAAACgaaactttatatttagtaaaataatttgtcttattaaaaaaaatataaagtaaaatattttttattattattcttttttctgCAAGTTTGAGAATTTGTCAGTGTTAAGTTAAATCTTACACAATAGATAATATTTATCATTTACTGCTTTTATAATTTGCATTTTCATTTTACTATAATAATTCGATATAATGAATACTATCTTTTGTTCCTATATAAAGTTCTCATAAAAATTAGATTTCATTCATTATCACGTTCTCATTctacctttcaaaaaattacaaaGAAGTGTTTACCTTTATTtgatacaaaaaataaataataaataaagttttatatCTTCAAATAATACCtgtaattttttaataagttaataatgatatgaaacaaaaaaagttataataacaataatacaaATCAGAGAATAATATAATggaatacatacatatattaaatgCTGAAATCATGGTTGAAAATATGATTAATATAAATCTGATATAATTAATCAGTGTCCATTCAAAGAATTTCttgtatattaaataataaatatatcaaataaagtATAAGTTGGATGTGTTAATTTTCTAAGGAGGATGAGGAATTAATAACGAATGAACCTACTTGTAAAAAGTTGAGAATAGATAAATCCAGAATTAATTGAGCATCACTAAGCTAGTAATAAGATCACTTTACAAACACATGCAAAATCAACGATTTTTTCTCTGACATATGATAATCTCGAAAGAGCATATTTAATGGTGAAAAGACCCATTGGAATTATGAGAACACTTGAAAGAAAGATCAGAACCACAATTACATGCATGATACTTTGAACTCATTCAAAGCGAAAGAATTATATGTCATTGATTAGTAACACATATAGTTCGGATTGAATTAGGAACATGATGTTCTTTTATGATTTCTTTGAACATATTAAAAGCATAAATAACTACAAGTTAGTGAATAAACTACTACAAGCAGTTCATATTTAATAAAGAACATGaagttttgatgattttttttatggatgCAAAGTAAATAACGATAAGTTATTGATTACACTACCCATGTATTTATTATTTGGTAAAGAACTTGAAGTTCTTGTAAGATTCTTTGATCACATTCAAATCAAAAAATAGTTGTAGGTGAAAGTCCATCGGGTCTACTTCTCTTATAGAACcgagattgacttaaggata
Coding sequences within:
- the LOC122593774 gene encoding chlorophyllase-2-like codes for the protein MSTSSSVCVDVFAIGEHETKLVEPEESVTPKPLLIFTPLEAGEYPVLILLHGHLLNNSFYSQLSHQIASHGFVLVVPQLYSVAGCDATKELENVTDITNWLPEGLQKLLPSQVNANLTKLGLAGHSRGGKVAFALALNKVKTDLKLKFSLLIGIDPVDGLVKGIQTTPKVLTYIPHSFNIGMPVMVIGSGLGEVQKNPLFPACAPKGVNHEEFYNECCKPACYFVAKDYGHLDMLDDETKGIKGKATHCLCKNGKSREPMRRFVGGVVVAFLKAYFGEDFSYLIDIKDNEGKPVELQKVDFLV